The genomic window TTCTCGGCCCGCGGCTACAACATCGAATCGCTGACGGTCGCGCCGACCGAAGACGCCAGCCTCTCGCGAATGACCATCGTCACCGCAGGCTCCGACGACGTCATCGAGCAGATTACCAAGCACCTGAACCGGCTCATCGAAGTCGTCAAAGTGGTCGACCTGACCGAAGGCTCGTACACCGAGCGCGAATTGATGATGGTCAAAGTCCGCGCGGTCGGCAAGGAACGCGAAGAGATGATGCGAATGGCCGAGATTTTTCGCGGCCGCATCATCGACGTCACCGACAAGAGCTACACGATCGAACTGACCGGCGACCATTCGAAAAACGACGCGTTTCTCGAAGCGCTGGACCGCAGCGCCATTCTCGAAACCGTGCGAACCGGCGCCAGCGGCATCGGTCGCGGCGAGCGCATCCTGCGCGTCTAAAGCACGCCACCCGTTCATTCCCCATCCCACACTAGATTTCAACGAAGGAGCAACGACATGAAGGTTTACTACGACAAAGACGCCGATCTCAGCCTCATCAAGGGCAAGACGGTCGCGATCATTGGCTACGGCTCGCAAGGCCATGCGCATGCGCAAAACTTGAACGACAGCGGCGTCAAAGTCGTCGTCGGCCTGCGAAAGGGCGGCGCCTCTTGGGACAAGGTCGGCAAGGCTGGGCTCAAGGTTGCTGAAGTGGCGGATGCGGTGAAGTCAGCCGACGTCGTCATGATCCTGCTGCCCGATGAGCAGATCGCCAACGTCTACAAGAACGACGTCGCCCCGCACATCAAGGAAGGCGCTTCGCTCGTTTTCGCTCACGGCTTCAACGTGCACTACGGCTTTGTTCAGCCACGCGCCGATCTCGACGTCTGGATGGTCGCACCCAAGGCGCCGGGCCACACGGTTCGCAGCACCTACACGCAAGGCGGCGGCGTGCCCCACCTTGTGGCCGTGCACCAGGACAAGACCGGCAAGGCCCGTGATCTCGCATTGAGCTACGCCACGGCCAACGGCGGCGGCAAGGCCGGCATCATCGAAACCAACTTTCGCGAAGAAACCGAAACCGACTTGTTCGGCGAGCAGGCTGTTTTGTGCGGAGGCACGGTCGAGCTGATCAAGGCTGGGTTCGAAGTGTTGGTCGAGGCCGGCTACGCGCCGGAAATGGCGTATTTCGAATGCCTGCATGAGCTCAAGCTCATCGTCGATCTGATCTACGAAGGCGGCATCGCCAACATGAATTACTCGATCTCGAACAACGCCGAATACGGCGAGTACGTAACCGGCCCGCGCATCATCAACGACGAGTCGAAGAATGTCATGCGGCAGGTGCTGAAGGACATCCAGACCGGCGAATATGCCAAGAGCTTCGTGCTCGAAGCCGCCGCTGGCCAGCCGACGCTGATCAGCCGCCGCCGTTTGAATGCCGAGCATCAGATCGAAGTCGTCGGCGAGAAGCTGCGTGCGATGATGCCGTGGATCAAAAAGAACAAGCTCGTGGACCAAACGCGCAACTGATCGCTGTCCCTCGCACTGTAAGGGCCACCGTGCGCGGTGGCCCTTTTTCATTGACTACACTGCGCTCCTCCAAAGGCCCACTTCATGCATGACGACACGCTCCCTGACGAGGTGCAACCGCGCAAGCGGCGTAAGGGCATCTACATCCTGCCCAACCTGTTCACGTTGGCAGCGCTGTTCGGCGGCTTCTATTCGATCGTGATGGCCATGAACGGCCGCTTCGACCTGGCCGCGCTCGGCGTTTTCGCCGCGATGATCCTCGACAGCCTCGACGGCCGCGTCGCGCGCATGACCAACACGCAAAGCGCGTTCGGCGAGCAGATGGATTCGCTGTCCGACATGGTGTCTTTCGGCGCTGCGCCTGCGTTGATCGCATATGAGTGGTCGCTGAAAGGTCTGGGCCGTTGGGGCTGGATCGCAGCCTTTGTCTATTGCGCTTGCGCTGCGTTGCGACTGGCTCGCTTCAATGTCAACACGGGGGTGGTCGACAAGCGCTGGTTTCAGGGCTTGCCCTCACCCGCCGCCGCGGCACTGGTAATGGGCTTCATCTGGCTCATGACCGAGTCGGGCAAACGCGGTGGCGAGGTGTTGTATCTGTCCTGGGCACAGATCACCTGGATCACGTTCGGTTTCACGCTCTACTCGGGGCTCACCATGGTGACCAACGCACCGTTCTATAGTTTCAAGGACTTCAGAAAGGCCCGCAGCGTTCCGTTCGCGGCGATTGTCCTGATCGCGCTGGGCATCGCGGTCATCAACATTGATCCGCCGACGGTCCTGTTCAGCCTTTTCGTTATTTACGGACTCAGCGGCTACGTGGTCTATGCCTGGCGCAAGGCCAAAGGGCAGCCAGTAAGCGTCATCAGCATGTCCACGGACGAACCCGACGAAGTCGGGCTCCACAAGTAAAACGGCCTGTGCTACATTCGCAACCCTAATGAACAAGATTTTGCTGGCTCTACTATTGATCCCCTTCGGGCGGAGACGGTAGCGCACGCGCTAGTCCCTCACCACGGCCCGTTCGCACCAGCAACGGGCCGTTTTGCTTTTGGGGTTGCTGGTGACACCCCAACCATCACAGAGAAATCGATATGTTGAAGCAACCTCAAGCCAAGTACCGCGCTTTTGCACCGATCGGCCTCAAGGACCGCACCTGGCCCGACGCCGTGCTGACCAAAGCCCCGATCTGGCTGTCGACCGATTTGCGCGACGGCAACCAGGCATTGGTCGAGCCAATGGATATTGCGCGCAAGACGCGGATGTTCGAGACGCTCGTGGCCATCGGCTTCAAGGAAATCGAAGTCGGATTTCCTTCGGCGTCACAAGTCGAGTTCGACTTCGTGCGCAAACTGATCGATGAAGATCGCATTCCCGATGACGTGACGATCCAGGTGCTTACGCAGGCGCGTGACCACCTCATCACCCGCACCTTCGAAGCGCTGCAGGGTGCGCCGCGGGCCATCGTGCACTTGTACAACGCGGTAGCGCCGGTCATGCGGCGCGTTGTGCTAGGCATGGACGAGGACCAGATCGTCGAACTCGCAACGACGCACGCGCGCATGTTCAACGATTGCGCTGCCAAGCAGCCGGAAACGCAGTGGACCTTTCAGTACTCGCCAGAGATGTTCTCGGGAACCGATCTCGCTTTCTCGAAGCGTGTGGTCGATGCGGTGACCGAAGTTTGGCAGCCGAGGGCCGAGCACAAGTGCATCGTCAATTTGCCTTCGACGGTCGAGCATTCGACGCCCAACATCTTCGCCGACATGATCGAGTGGATGCACCGCAACCTCGAGCGACGCGAAGCGATCGTGCTGTCGGTGCACCCGCACAACGACCGCGGCACCGGCACGGCTGCTGGCGAGTTCGCGTTGATGGCGGGTGCCGATCGCCTCGAAGGATGTCTCTTCGGCAACGGTGAGCGAACCGGCAACCTCGACTTGGTCAACGTCGCGCTCAACCTCTACACGCAGGGCGTGTCTCCCGGACTCGATTTCTCCAATATCGACGAGATCCGTGCGACCGTGGAGCAGTGCAACCAGTTGCCAGTGCACCCGCGCCATCCGTATGTCGGCGACCTGGTCTACACGTCGTTTTCCGGCTCGCATCAGGATGCGATCAAGAAAGCCTTTTCGGCACGCAAGGAAGGCGACATTTGGGATATGCCCTATCTGCCGATAGATCCCAAAGATGTGGGACGCAGCTACGAGGCCGTCATTCGCGTTAACAGCCAGTCCGGCAAGGGCGGCATGGCGTACCTGCTCGAAAGCGAATATGGCCTCGAAATGCCACGTCGCCTTCAGATGGAATTCATGCAGACGGTGCAAAAGGAGATGGACAGCGCCGGCAAGGAACTCTCCGCCGCCGATCTCTACGCCATGTTCGAGCGCGAGTACGGATTGAAGGCGGCGCATGCGTTGCAGCACCGGGTGCTCGAGGAGCAGGGCGAGGGCGCCAATGCTCTGGTGGTGTTGCGCGGTGACCTGCCATGGCAAGGCGAAAGTCGACCTGTCGAAGGACGCGGCAACGGTCCGATCGATGCCTTTATCCATGCGCTGACCGATGCCACCGGGCACACAGTACGCGTCCTCGACTACCACCAGCACGCGATAGGCGCTGGTGCGGATGCGCAGGCCGTCGCTTACCTCGAACTCCGTGTCGACGAATCTCAGACCCTGTTCGGCGTGGGCATTGATGCCGACATCATTTCGGCGTCGCTCAAGGCTATCGTTTCGGGGCTGGAGCGCGCCAGGGCGCAAGGCGCCCGCAGCGCACAATCGCTCGCCGAACCCGCCTGAGGAGACACACGATGACCGACCAGCTGATCATTTTCGACACCACATTGCGCGATGGCGAACAGTCGCCGGGAGCGTCGATGACGCGCGACGAGAAGCTGCGCATCGCCAAGCAACTGGAACGCCTGAAAGTCGATGTGATCGAGGCCGGTTTTCCTGCCAGCTCCAATGGCGACTTCGAGGCCGTGAAGGCGATCGCCAATGCGATCAAGGACTCGACCATCTGTGGCCTGTCGCGCGCGAATGACCGTGACATCTCACGCGCGGCCGAGGCACTGAAGGGTGCGGCCAACGGGCGCATCCACACTTTCATTGCCACGTCGCCGCTGCATATGGAGAAGAAGCTGCGCATGTCGGCGGACGAGGTCTTCGAGCAGGCCAAACTAGCGGTGCGCTTCGCCCGCAATCTGGTCGCCGATGTCGAGTTCAGCCCGGAAGACGGCTATCGCAGCGACATGGACTTTTTGTGCCGGGTGATCGAGGCAGTGATCAACGAAGGCGCCACCACCATCAACGTGCCCGACACCGTGGGCTATGCGATTCCCGAGCTGTACGGCACCTTCATCAAGACACTGCGCGAGCGCGTGCCGAACAGCGACAAGGCCGTGTGGTCGGTACATTGCCACAACGACCTCGGCATGGCGGTCGCGAACTCGCTGGCCGGCGTGAAGATCGGCGGCGCGCGACAGGTCGAATGCACGATCAACGGCCTGGGCGAGCGTGCGGGCAACTGCTCGCTCGAAGAGATCGTCATGGCAGTGAAGACGCGCCGCGACTACTTCGGGCTCGATATGAACATCGATGCAAAACACATCCTGGCAGCGAGTCGCATGGTCAGCCAGACCACCGGATTCGTAGTGCAGCCCAACAAGGCGGTCGTTGGTGCCAATGCCTTTGCGCATGCCTCTGGCATTCATCAGGACGGCGTGCTGAAGGCGCGCGACACCTATGAAATCATGAGGGCCGAAGATGTGGGCTGGGCCGCCAACAAGATCGTGCTGGGCAAACTGAGCGGCCGCAACGCGTTCAAGCAGCGGTTGATCGAACTTGGCGTCACGATGGAGAGCGAGGCCGAGATCAACGCCGCGTTCTCGCGCTTCAAAGAGCTGGCAGACCGAAAAAGCGAAATATTTGATGAAGACATCCTCGCGCTCGTCAGCGCGGAGGAAGTGTCAAACGTTGGTGACAAGTTTGCATTTGTATCGTTGGTGCAGCACAGCGAGACAGGCGAGCGGCCCCATGCCCGAATCGTGTTCACGGTGCAAGGCAGGGAAGTCGTCGGTGTTTCCGAGGGAAATGGCCCGGTCGATGCTTCATTGAAGGCGATCGAAGAACATGTGAAAAGCGGGGCCGAAATGGTCCTTTATTCGGTGAATGCCATCAGTGGTTCCACCGAAAGTCAGGGTGAAGTGACAGTTCGGCTTCAAAATGCCGGCCGGGTCGTCAACGGTGTGGGCGCAGACCCCGACATCGTGGTGGCGTCGGCCAAGGCTTATTTGAGTGCCCTCAATAAGTTACAGAGCCAAGCTGAGAGAGTAGCGGCGCAAGGTTGAGTTTTCGGGCGATCCTTTATTTCGATTCAAGAAGAGGACGCAAGTAACTGATATTGCGCGTCTTTTTTGATTTGGATACACTGCGGTCACATTCGCAACCGCTGGAGAGTTTTTTAATGCCCGAAGCCCGTCGTCATCGAGTTTCCAGCCAGCGGTTTCTACCCGCGTTTCGACTCGTCGCCGTTGCCCTCATCGCCGTGTACAGCACGGCGTTTTTGTTGCCTGAAGCGCAAGCCGCCAGGAAGCACGAGGCACCGGTTGCCAAGAAGAGCCAGGCTGCTGGCGACAGCCGTGCCAAGGGTGCCAAGGGTGCGAAGAGCGTTGCGCAGGCGCCCCATGCTGCAACCGCTAAACGCGGTGCCAAGACCGAAAAAGTCGTACGCGCCGACAACGCAGACCGTGCGGTCCGCGGCGGCCGCAACGTGGTTGCAACCATTCGGCAACGCGGTGGCAAGACCGTCGTCGCCGTGCAGCGCCGTTCCATCGTTCGCGTCGCAGAGGCGCCGCCCCGCTTGTCCTTCGGTCAGATGGCCGGCCTCAACCACACCGAAGACGCGCTTGACCTGAAGTCGAACGCCGCGCTGGTGATCGATCAGGACACGCGCGAAGTGTTGTTCAGCAAGAACGACCACGCCATCCTGCCGATCGCTTCACTCACCAAGCTCATGACCGGTCTGGTCATGAGCGAAGCCCGCCTGCCGAACGAAGAATTGATCACCATCGTCCAGGACGATGTCGACACTGAAAAGCACAGCAGCTCGCGATTGATGGTCGGCACCACGCTGTCGCGCGGCGAACTGTTGCACCTCGCACTCATGTCGAGCGAGAACCGCGCGGCACATGCGTTGGCCCGCACCTACCCTGGAGGCACTGCCACCTTTGTCAGCGTGATGAACGCCAAGGCGCGCCTGCTGGGCATGAAGGACACGCGTTACGTCGAGCCGACCGGTCTGTCGTTCAACAACCAATCCAGCGCGCAAGACCTGGCCCTGCTGGTCAATGCGGCTTCTGCCGATGCCACTGTGCGTCAACTCTCTACTTCGCCTAACTACCAGGTCGAGGTGGGCAACCGCCTGCTGCAGTTCAACACGACCAACCGTCTGGTGAAGAATCCTGACTGGGACATCGGTGTGCAAAAGACCGGTTTCATCAACGAAGCGGGTCAATGCCTGGTGATGCAGACCAAAATCGCCGGCCGTAAGCTCATCATGGTGTTCCTGGATTCAGCCGGCAAACTGAGCCGCATTGGCGACGCCGAGCGTGTGCGCCGCTGGGTCGAAGCAACACATTTGATGTCGCCGGCAGCGCGTCAGAGCGTTGCTACGGCTGATATCGCAGGCTGATCTCGATCTCGCTCTGCGCCTTCAATCGGCGCGCTGCTCAGGTGCCGATATGGCGTTGATATGGCGTTGATATGGCGCCGATGTGGCGCGACGGCGCTGTCAGTGACCCTTCATGCGGTCGTGACAGCGCCGTTTTCGTTGTAGCCCAACGCACCCGAGATTTCGTTGGCCGTGGCTTGCAGCTTCGGCAGCCATCCGTCGTCGAGCCGGTCGGCCGGTGCCGAGATCGACAAGCCAGCGATCAATTTGCCCTGGTCGTCGTAAATGCCAGCCGCCATGCAGCGCACGCCCAGTTCG from Variovorax sp. PAMC28562 includes these protein-coding regions:
- the ilvN gene encoding acetolactate synthase small subunit gives rise to the protein MKHIIAVLLENEPGALSRVVGLFSARGYNIESLTVAPTEDASLSRMTIVTAGSDDVIEQITKHLNRLIEVVKVVDLTEGSYTERELMMVKVRAVGKEREEMMRMAEIFRGRIIDVTDKSYTIELTGDHSKNDAFLEALDRSAILETVRTGASGIGRGERILRV
- the ilvC gene encoding ketol-acid reductoisomerase encodes the protein MKVYYDKDADLSLIKGKTVAIIGYGSQGHAHAQNLNDSGVKVVVGLRKGGASWDKVGKAGLKVAEVADAVKSADVVMILLPDEQIANVYKNDVAPHIKEGASLVFAHGFNVHYGFVQPRADLDVWMVAPKAPGHTVRSTYTQGGGVPHLVAVHQDKTGKARDLALSYATANGGGKAGIIETNFREETETDLFGEQAVLCGGTVELIKAGFEVLVEAGYAPEMAYFECLHELKLIVDLIYEGGIANMNYSISNNAEYGEYVTGPRIINDESKNVMRQVLKDIQTGEYAKSFVLEAAAGQPTLISRRRLNAEHQIEVVGEKLRAMMPWIKKNKLVDQTRN
- the pssA gene encoding CDP-diacylglycerol--serine O-phosphatidyltransferase; translation: MHDDTLPDEVQPRKRRKGIYILPNLFTLAALFGGFYSIVMAMNGRFDLAALGVFAAMILDSLDGRVARMTNTQSAFGEQMDSLSDMVSFGAAPALIAYEWSLKGLGRWGWIAAFVYCACAALRLARFNVNTGVVDKRWFQGLPSPAAAALVMGFIWLMTESGKRGGEVLYLSWAQITWITFGFTLYSGLTMVTNAPFYSFKDFRKARSVPFAAIVLIALGIAVINIDPPTVLFSLFVIYGLSGYVVYAWRKAKGQPVSVISMSTDEPDEVGLHK
- the leuA gene encoding 2-isopropylmalate synthase; the encoded protein is MLKQPQAKYRAFAPIGLKDRTWPDAVLTKAPIWLSTDLRDGNQALVEPMDIARKTRMFETLVAIGFKEIEVGFPSASQVEFDFVRKLIDEDRIPDDVTIQVLTQARDHLITRTFEALQGAPRAIVHLYNAVAPVMRRVVLGMDEDQIVELATTHARMFNDCAAKQPETQWTFQYSPEMFSGTDLAFSKRVVDAVTEVWQPRAEHKCIVNLPSTVEHSTPNIFADMIEWMHRNLERREAIVLSVHPHNDRGTGTAAGEFALMAGADRLEGCLFGNGERTGNLDLVNVALNLYTQGVSPGLDFSNIDEIRATVEQCNQLPVHPRHPYVGDLVYTSFSGSHQDAIKKAFSARKEGDIWDMPYLPIDPKDVGRSYEAVIRVNSQSGKGGMAYLLESEYGLEMPRRLQMEFMQTVQKEMDSAGKELSAADLYAMFEREYGLKAAHALQHRVLEEQGEGANALVVLRGDLPWQGESRPVEGRGNGPIDAFIHALTDATGHTVRVLDYHQHAIGAGADAQAVAYLELRVDESQTLFGVGIDADIISASLKAIVSGLERARAQGARSAQSLAEPA
- a CDS encoding 2-isopropylmalate synthase, with translation MTDQLIIFDTTLRDGEQSPGASMTRDEKLRIAKQLERLKVDVIEAGFPASSNGDFEAVKAIANAIKDSTICGLSRANDRDISRAAEALKGAANGRIHTFIATSPLHMEKKLRMSADEVFEQAKLAVRFARNLVADVEFSPEDGYRSDMDFLCRVIEAVINEGATTINVPDTVGYAIPELYGTFIKTLRERVPNSDKAVWSVHCHNDLGMAVANSLAGVKIGGARQVECTINGLGERAGNCSLEEIVMAVKTRRDYFGLDMNIDAKHILAASRMVSQTTGFVVQPNKAVVGANAFAHASGIHQDGVLKARDTYEIMRAEDVGWAANKIVLGKLSGRNAFKQRLIELGVTMESEAEINAAFSRFKELADRKSEIFDEDILALVSAEEVSNVGDKFAFVSLVQHSETGERPHARIVFTVQGREVVGVSEGNGPVDASLKAIEEHVKSGAEMVLYSVNAISGSTESQGEVTVRLQNAGRVVNGVGADPDIVVASAKAYLSALNKLQSQAERVAAQG
- a CDS encoding serine hydrolase, with product MPEARRHRVSSQRFLPAFRLVAVALIAVYSTAFLLPEAQAARKHEAPVAKKSQAAGDSRAKGAKGAKSVAQAPHAATAKRGAKTEKVVRADNADRAVRGGRNVVATIRQRGGKTVVAVQRRSIVRVAEAPPRLSFGQMAGLNHTEDALDLKSNAALVIDQDTREVLFSKNDHAILPIASLTKLMTGLVMSEARLPNEELITIVQDDVDTEKHSSSRLMVGTTLSRGELLHLALMSSENRAAHALARTYPGGTATFVSVMNAKARLLGMKDTRYVEPTGLSFNNQSSAQDLALLVNAASADATVRQLSTSPNYQVEVGNRLLQFNTTNRLVKNPDWDIGVQKTGFINEAGQCLVMQTKIAGRKLIMVFLDSAGKLSRIGDAERVRRWVEATHLMSPAARQSVATADIAG